DNA sequence from the Lycium barbarum isolate Lr01 chromosome 5, ASM1917538v2, whole genome shotgun sequence genome:
TTAGGTTCAGAAAGAGGATATATTGTTTCTACCTTAGGAATTGAATGTGGGGAATACGGATTTTCTAAGGCACTCTTAGGAGCTAATTGAGAAATATGTTGTGACGTTGGAATCTTATGTTTTGGACTTGGTGTAGGAGATAAGGAGAGTGCAATGTCAAATGAAATTGCAAATGTGGAGAGAAACAAAGCTGCAAAGATGGAAAGATGGTAAAACTTTGCCATTTTGCCTTACTTTGTAATGGCTATATTGCAATGGTATGACTTATGTGTCATATTTATAGATGGACTAATACGTGAAGTGGCTCTCGATTAAGTCTAGATTAAACTCCCTTGGAATTGAATGAAGTTATTAATTAACTTTACCGACGTTCAATAAGAAATGTACAATCATAAATGTTTgaaggctttattgatgaaatgaGTTACAATGGACACCAATAACTCGTTACATATAACTCTTTGGGGGaagagggggaggggggggggggggggggggggatttcttTTTCTTTGGGAGTGGGAACGTTTTATCGTTTTGTTTAATGTACCTTTATCCTTGATAGAGATAGCAACGtagaaaataaagtaaataacCTAATACAACAGGTTAAATTGCATTGAGcatttacattcaatttagaACACTGGGAATAATAAATCAAAAAAGAATGTGGtaacttattaaaaaaaaaaaaaaggaatcttgCAAATGTCTGAAAAGAAAATCTCACCCATGTTGTGTTTGTGCATTAATGCACGGGCTACCCTACTAGTAGTTATATACGTGACTTATCTTTATGCATCTGGGCTCTATTTAATTCTGTTTATTTCAGTTAATAGCGGCATGTGCTGCATTTTCTATAAGCATGACATATGAATACAATTTAACTAATAACCCTTTTTCCAGTTTGAATGTTTTTGTATTGGTACTTCGAACTGCCCAAACAGCCAAACTGTTTCCTAATTTAATAAACTAGTATGACCGGTAACATCTTattattttttagtcaaaataTTTCATCGCTTTTTTCAATCTGTCAATTTGATTGAGAATATATAATTCGTGGGAATTTCTTTAAAGTCAATGATGCAAAGCTAATACCAATCGTTATAGAATAttcatattttcctataaatacTCATTATTGAACTTATTTAAATGAATTAAATAGCAAATCTTCCTTGCATAGctttatatacataaaaaagttTGTTTTGAACGCTTCAATTCCTTCCCAATGGAATACCCTTAAAAGAGAAAACGAATTACCAAGAGAAAACGTGATGCAAATAGACTTTCTTGTTACTTTTTAATATACTGTGAGTGCTTATAACTCAGACTTATATTTTCATATAGCTCCAACAAGTAATAACATATAAAAGATGGTAACTGACCTATTACAGAGATATTGCATTAAAACTAAGTTAAGCAGAGGAATTGAATAGGGAGATCACTGATAGGCCTTCCCAATTGCATGGCTTACAAAGTTTGATCTTACAGTTTCTCACATATATCCTTGCATAACTTTAACTGTTAATGTAACAAAAGAATTTAATAACAATATGCTAAACTTGAAGATGATCTATGATGGCACATTTTTGTGTTACAAATAACAAAAAATTGCACACATCGCATTTTTATTAACTTTTAGAAAGCCGAGGTCACAGCAGCGTTCACATAATAGCTCTGGGAAAATATAATGTTTCTTTGCATCTTTTGGGGCAAGATAGATCAATCCATCATTCGGTTTTATTAAGTGACAAAAAATAAACAGAGCTTATAGAGTTAAAAGTGACCTATGACACTTCCCAAATTGGAACTTTATTTATCTTGTAATGCCAAATTCATTTCAACATCCAGGGAATAAGTGAAATATATGCTCCATACTCGAAAAAATAACTCTCATACAATTTCTAATAATCATAATTAACAGATAGATAACCTTGCTCAATTTGATACTTGGTAATCACTAATTCCAGAGCAATAAATCAGCACATTCCTCTCTCCCTGTCTTCTAATGAGTCCCATGATTAGGTGTAAGTTTATGAGTCCATTTTGGTGCTTCCTTCGGAGCCAAAGGTGTCTTTGTGATAATCCTTCCTATTGGACTGAGAACAATATTTGGTTTTGTAGCACTAGATTTGGGAGCCAAATGTGTGTTAAAAGAAAACTTTCTTGTTGATTTAGGTGCAAGTTTGGCATTCACCTTTTGTTTGTAAGTAATTGGAGCTAGCTGTGGAGAAAAAATATGTTGCTTCTTTGTTTGTTTAGTGGTAACATGAGATCCAACTTTAGGTCTAACTAGGAAAAATTTAGACCCATGATTTCTAGTTTGCTTTGGTGATGGTTTTGGAGAATGAATTCGTTTACTTATTGGGATTTTAGGTGTCAAATgtgttggaaaatattttcttggtgCAGGCCTAGGAGGAAGTTTAGAAATAGAGTGAGGAGTTTTTGTCACCTTAATGGTTGAGTGAGGAATTGGCTTTAAGGACACATGAGAATGGGGAGCCAAGATTGAGTCAGATGTGCGTTTTTCAATAGGTTTTGGAGAAAGATTTTGTTTAATTGAGCTTTTAGGAGCCAACAGACTCCAACTTGATCGGGATTGATGTGCTGTTATTTTTGAACTTTTAGGAGCCAAATGTGAAGGAATGTGTTTATTTGGTGAAGGCTTAGGAGAAACTTTAGCTTTAGAAAGAGGATATACTATTTCAACCTTAGGGATTGAATGTGGGGAATGTGGATTTTCTAAGGCACTCTTAGGAGCTAATTGAGAAATATGTTGTGACGTTGGGATCTTATGTTTTGGGCTTGGTGTAGGAGATAAGGAGAATGCAATTTCAAATGAAATGGCAAATGTGGAGAGAAACAAAGCTGCAAAGATGGGAAGATTGTAAAACTTTGCCATTTTCCTTTACTAAAAAGTTTGTTGTTATGGCTATATTGCAGCCTCATGACTAATGTGCCATATTTATAGGTGGACTAATAAGGGAAGGTG
Encoded proteins:
- the LOC132639749 gene encoding extensin-like, translated to MAKFYNLPIFAALFLSTFAISFEIAFSLSPTPSPKHKIPTSQHISQLAPKSALENPHSPHSIPKVEIVYPLSKAKVSPKPSPNKHIPSHLAPKSSKITAHQSRSSWSLLAPKSSIKQNLSPKPIEKRTSDSILAPHSHVSLKPIPHSTIKVTKTPHSISKLPPRPAPRKYFPTHLTPKIPISKRIHSPKPSPKQTRNHGSKFFLVRPKVGSHVTTKQTKKQHIFSPQLAPITYKQKVNAKLAPKSTRKFSFNTHLAPKSSATKPNIVLSPIGRIITKTPLAPKEAPKWTHKLTPNHGTH